The proteins below are encoded in one region of Silene latifolia isolate original U9 population chromosome 2, ASM4854445v1, whole genome shotgun sequence:
- the LOC141643854 gene encoding protein NLP9-like isoform X2: MLSFHHHHHQISNFFFFFFAKKRLFFLFGPPPIYIVWCLVIHGKVSSSIIAVVQNFDPSYVNMEYSFSGIQSNTSVDIDGESRNLNDETFGSIPEMMNFEGYSGWCNSPEQLLASYGFASLSSLPSDNSSYDQLNFSEQQSATFPLTSDNINSLSVIENSFNYAQFDENDSSAKQDNLSLIPQSRVPRPVSHSLPDKMLHALSLFKKSSDGGCLVQMWVPMRSGDQNILSTCDQPYLLDEVLLGYREVSRSYTFSAEEKPGAFPGLPGRVFISKIPEWTSNVSYYSSEEYLRVQHAIDHDVRGSVAIPIFDPLNASCCAVLELVTVKEKSDFDSEIESVCRALEVVDLRTTPPLRLPPQHVSQSRKTALAEITDVLRVVCHAHRLPLALTWIPCTLEEEDGENVIRIQAKDSDINLNKKSILCIEETTCYVNDKEMQGFVHACSEHPLEEGQGVAGKAFQSNIPFFYSDVKNYHINEYPLVQHARKYGLCAAVAIRLRSTFTGNDDYILELFLPINMKGNKEQQLLLDSLSGTMQRICKNLRTVGETEVVRFPDTKIERNGMTQSFFSSDDPIITTDQLFGQTKSIGGEQMSLNISNVHVNAIEGRWSREEASGSRRPSEKKRSPAEKTVSLSILQQYFSGSLKDAAKSIGVCPTTLKRICRQHGISRWPSRKINKVNRSLRKIQTVLDSVEGVEGGLKFDASTGELVAAGSVIQEFDASRNIFLPSKNIAGKSSDACRKDEISSLVPSICGIPPKLETTSYFTVNDGKISDVSNDSVEELRKSAFEVDKVGSEFGSIFHHFGSPNMTCKVGIDEMDIGLENEDGTVEHHQASSSSMTESSNASGSSTSPHSCYKLTRFNEKNINEDASRITIKVRYMDDTIRFKFDRSFGCLRLYEEVATRFRLQLGTFQLKYLDDEEEWVMLISDSDLQECLEIMEFVGIRSVKFLVRDMPCGMGSSGGSNYFLSGS, encoded by the exons GTTTGGTGCCTAGTGATCCATGGCAAAGTGAGCAGTTCCATTATTGCCGTAGTTCAGAACTTTGACCCAAGTTATGTGAATATGGAATACTCCTTTTCCGGTATTCAGTCAAATACTAGTGTCGATATAGATGGAGAATCAAGAAACTTAAATGATGAAACATTTGGTAGCATCCCGGAAATGATGAATTTTGAAGGTTATTCCGGGTGGTGCAATAGTCCCGAACAGTTGTTGGCGTCTTATGGGTTTGCTTCTCTTTCATCACTACCTTCAGATAATAGTTCTTATGATCAATTGAACTTTTCTGAGCAACAAAGTGCTACCTTTCCTTTGACTAGCGATAATATCAATAGTCTTAGTGTCATAGAAAATTCCTTCAATTATGCTCAGTTTGATGAAAATGACTCTAGTGCCAAACAAGATAATCTTTCATTGATTCCCCAGAGTAGAGTTCCTAGGCCCGTTAGTCATTCATTACCCGATAAAATGCTTCATGCGTTATCCTTGTTTAAAAAGTCATCCGATGGAGGATGTTTGGTACAAATGTGGGTGCCTATGAGATCTGGAGATCAGAATATTCTGAGCACATGCGACCAACCATATTTACTTGACGAAGTACTTCTAGGGTATCGTGAAGTATCTAGGTCGTATACATTCTCGGCCGAAGAGAAGCCAGGCGCCTTTCCTGGACTTCCAGGACGTGTTTTTATATCCAAAATCCCGGAGTGGACTTCAAATGTTAGTTATTACAGTTCAGAAGAATATTTAAGGGTCCAACATGCTATTGATCATGATGTTCGCGGATCTGTTGCTATACCAATTTTTGATCCTTTAAATGCTTCGTGTTGTGCTGTTTTGGAACTTGTTACTGTGAAAGAGAAATCCGACTTTGATTCAGAAATTGAATCTGTGTGTCGTGCGCTTGAG GTAGTAGACTTAAGAACAACACCACCTCTTCGGCTTCCTCCTCAG CATGTTTCACAGTCTCGCAAGACCGCCTTAGCGGAGATAACCGATGTGTTACGAGTTGTTTGTCATGCACATCGATTACCATTGGCTCTTACATGGATTCCATGTACTTTGGAAGAAGAAGATGGAGAGAATGTCATTAGGATTCAAGCAAAAGATAGTGATATAAACTTGAATAAAAAGTCAATACTCTGCATTGAAGAGACTACTTGCTATGTAAATGATAAAGAAATGCAAGGTTTTGTCCATGCTTGCTCTGAACATCCTCTTGAAGAAGGGCAAGGTGTTGCCGGAAAAGCCTTTCAGTCAAAtattcctttcttttattccgATGTGAAGAATTACCATATCAATGAATACCCTTTAGTACAACATGCTCGAAAGTATGGACTATGTGCCGCGGTTGCAATTAGGCTTAGGAGCACGTTTACCGGGAATGACGATTACATACTCGAGTTGTTTCTGCCTATAAACATGAAAGGGAACAAAGAGCAACAACTTTTGTTGGATAGTCTTTCTGGTACCATGCAACGAATATGCAAGAATTTGAGAACTGTTGGTGAGACTGAAGTGGTTCGTTTCCCTGATACAAAAATCGAACGTAATGGAATGACACAAAGTTTCTTTTCAAGTGATGACCCAATTATCACTACTGATCAATTGTTTGGTCAGACCAAGTCAATTGGTGGTGAACAAATGTCATTGAATATAAGCAATGTCCATGTTAATGCCATTGAAGGGAGATGGTCTCGTGAGGAG GCGAGTGGGTCAAGACGACCATCCGAGAAGAAACGAAGTCCAGCAGAAAAGACAGTAAGCCTAAGTATTTTGCAGCAGTACTTTTCTGGGAGTCTCAAGGATGCTGCAAAGAGCATTGGTG TTTGCCCTACCACGTTGAAGAGAATCTGCAGACAACATGGTATCTCTAGGTGGCCTTCTCGAAAAATAAACAAGGTCAATCGCTCTCTAAGAAAAATACAGACTGTTCTTGACTCGGTGGAGGGTGTGGAAGGAGGGTTGAAGTTTGATGCATCAACCGGGGAACTTGTAGCAGCTGGCTCCGTCATCCAAGAATTTGATGCTTCAAGGAACATATTTTTGCCTAGCAAAAATATAGCCGGAAAAAGCTCTGATGCGTGTAGGAAAGATGAAATTTCCTCTCTTGTACCTAGTATATGTGGAATTCCCCCTAAGTTGGAGACAACCTCCTATTTTACCGTTAACGATGGGAAAATTTCCGATGTCTCCAATGACTCGGTTGAAGAGTTGAGAAAATCTGCTTTTGAGGTAGATAAGGTGGGTTCTGAATTTGGGAGCATTTTTCATCATTTTGGTTCTCCCAACATGACATGTAAGGTTGGTATTGATGAAATGGATATAGGGTTGGAAAACGAGGATGGGACGGTAGAACACCACCAAGCTAGTTCTTCAAGCATGACAGAATCATCAAATGCTTCAGGTTCATCTACTTCTCCTCATAGTTGTTACAAATTGACACGTTTCAACGAAAAGAATATCAATGAAGATGCCTCAAGAATTACCATTAAAGTTAGATATATGGATGATACTATTAGGTTCAAGTTTGATAGGTCTTTTGGATGTCTACGCCTTTATGAGGAAGTGGCTACAAGGTTTAGGCTTCAGTTGGGAACCTTTCAACTCAAGTACCTTGATGATGAAGAGGAGTGGGTCATGTTAATTAGTGACTCGGATTTACAGGAATGTTTGGAAATCATGGAGTTTGTTGGAATCCGCAGTGTCAAGTTCCTTGTCCGTGATATGCCTTGTGGTATGGGCAGTTCCGGTGGCAGCAACTACTTTTTATCAGGAAGCTGA
- the LOC141643854 gene encoding protein NLP8-like isoform X1, producing the protein MEYSFSGIQSNTSVDIDGESRNLNDETFGSIPEMMNFEGYSGWCNSPEQLLASYGFASLSSLPSDNSSYDQLNFSEQQSATFPLTSDNINSLSVIENSFNYAQFDENDSSAKQDNLSLIPQSRVPRPVSHSLPDKMLHALSLFKKSSDGGCLVQMWVPMRSGDQNILSTCDQPYLLDEVLLGYREVSRSYTFSAEEKPGAFPGLPGRVFISKIPEWTSNVSYYSSEEYLRVQHAIDHDVRGSVAIPIFDPLNASCCAVLELVTVKEKSDFDSEIESVCRALEVVDLRTTPPLRLPPQHVSQSRKTALAEITDVLRVVCHAHRLPLALTWIPCTLEEEDGENVIRIQAKDSDINLNKKSILCIEETTCYVNDKEMQGFVHACSEHPLEEGQGVAGKAFQSNIPFFYSDVKNYHINEYPLVQHARKYGLCAAVAIRLRSTFTGNDDYILELFLPINMKGNKEQQLLLDSLSGTMQRICKNLRTVGETEVVRFPDTKIERNGMTQSFFSSDDPIITTDQLFGQTKSIGGEQMSLNISNVHVNAIEGRWSREEASGSRRPSEKKRSPAEKTVSLSILQQYFSGSLKDAAKSIGVCPTTLKRICRQHGISRWPSRKINKVNRSLRKIQTVLDSVEGVEGGLKFDASTGELVAAGSVIQEFDASRNIFLPSKNIAGKSSDACRKDEISSLVPSICGIPPKLETTSYFTVNDGKISDVSNDSVEELRKSAFEVDKVGSEFGSIFHHFGSPNMTCKVGIDEMDIGLENEDGTVEHHQASSSSMTESSNASGSSTSPHSCYKLTRFNEKNINEDASRITIKVRYMDDTIRFKFDRSFGCLRLYEEVATRFRLQLGTFQLKYLDDEEEWVMLISDSDLQECLEIMEFVGIRSVKFLVRDMPCGMGSSGGSNYFLSGS; encoded by the exons ATGGAATACTCCTTTTCCGGTATTCAGTCAAATACTAGTGTCGATATAGATGGAGAATCAAGAAACTTAAATGATGAAACATTTGGTAGCATCCCGGAAATGATGAATTTTGAAGGTTATTCCGGGTGGTGCAATAGTCCCGAACAGTTGTTGGCGTCTTATGGGTTTGCTTCTCTTTCATCACTACCTTCAGATAATAGTTCTTATGATCAATTGAACTTTTCTGAGCAACAAAGTGCTACCTTTCCTTTGACTAGCGATAATATCAATAGTCTTAGTGTCATAGAAAATTCCTTCAATTATGCTCAGTTTGATGAAAATGACTCTAGTGCCAAACAAGATAATCTTTCATTGATTCCCCAGAGTAGAGTTCCTAGGCCCGTTAGTCATTCATTACCCGATAAAATGCTTCATGCGTTATCCTTGTTTAAAAAGTCATCCGATGGAGGATGTTTGGTACAAATGTGGGTGCCTATGAGATCTGGAGATCAGAATATTCTGAGCACATGCGACCAACCATATTTACTTGACGAAGTACTTCTAGGGTATCGTGAAGTATCTAGGTCGTATACATTCTCGGCCGAAGAGAAGCCAGGCGCCTTTCCTGGACTTCCAGGACGTGTTTTTATATCCAAAATCCCGGAGTGGACTTCAAATGTTAGTTATTACAGTTCAGAAGAATATTTAAGGGTCCAACATGCTATTGATCATGATGTTCGCGGATCTGTTGCTATACCAATTTTTGATCCTTTAAATGCTTCGTGTTGTGCTGTTTTGGAACTTGTTACTGTGAAAGAGAAATCCGACTTTGATTCAGAAATTGAATCTGTGTGTCGTGCGCTTGAG GTAGTAGACTTAAGAACAACACCACCTCTTCGGCTTCCTCCTCAG CATGTTTCACAGTCTCGCAAGACCGCCTTAGCGGAGATAACCGATGTGTTACGAGTTGTTTGTCATGCACATCGATTACCATTGGCTCTTACATGGATTCCATGTACTTTGGAAGAAGAAGATGGAGAGAATGTCATTAGGATTCAAGCAAAAGATAGTGATATAAACTTGAATAAAAAGTCAATACTCTGCATTGAAGAGACTACTTGCTATGTAAATGATAAAGAAATGCAAGGTTTTGTCCATGCTTGCTCTGAACATCCTCTTGAAGAAGGGCAAGGTGTTGCCGGAAAAGCCTTTCAGTCAAAtattcctttcttttattccgATGTGAAGAATTACCATATCAATGAATACCCTTTAGTACAACATGCTCGAAAGTATGGACTATGTGCCGCGGTTGCAATTAGGCTTAGGAGCACGTTTACCGGGAATGACGATTACATACTCGAGTTGTTTCTGCCTATAAACATGAAAGGGAACAAAGAGCAACAACTTTTGTTGGATAGTCTTTCTGGTACCATGCAACGAATATGCAAGAATTTGAGAACTGTTGGTGAGACTGAAGTGGTTCGTTTCCCTGATACAAAAATCGAACGTAATGGAATGACACAAAGTTTCTTTTCAAGTGATGACCCAATTATCACTACTGATCAATTGTTTGGTCAGACCAAGTCAATTGGTGGTGAACAAATGTCATTGAATATAAGCAATGTCCATGTTAATGCCATTGAAGGGAGATGGTCTCGTGAGGAG GCGAGTGGGTCAAGACGACCATCCGAGAAGAAACGAAGTCCAGCAGAAAAGACAGTAAGCCTAAGTATTTTGCAGCAGTACTTTTCTGGGAGTCTCAAGGATGCTGCAAAGAGCATTGGTG TTTGCCCTACCACGTTGAAGAGAATCTGCAGACAACATGGTATCTCTAGGTGGCCTTCTCGAAAAATAAACAAGGTCAATCGCTCTCTAAGAAAAATACAGACTGTTCTTGACTCGGTGGAGGGTGTGGAAGGAGGGTTGAAGTTTGATGCATCAACCGGGGAACTTGTAGCAGCTGGCTCCGTCATCCAAGAATTTGATGCTTCAAGGAACATATTTTTGCCTAGCAAAAATATAGCCGGAAAAAGCTCTGATGCGTGTAGGAAAGATGAAATTTCCTCTCTTGTACCTAGTATATGTGGAATTCCCCCTAAGTTGGAGACAACCTCCTATTTTACCGTTAACGATGGGAAAATTTCCGATGTCTCCAATGACTCGGTTGAAGAGTTGAGAAAATCTGCTTTTGAGGTAGATAAGGTGGGTTCTGAATTTGGGAGCATTTTTCATCATTTTGGTTCTCCCAACATGACATGTAAGGTTGGTATTGATGAAATGGATATAGGGTTGGAAAACGAGGATGGGACGGTAGAACACCACCAAGCTAGTTCTTCAAGCATGACAGAATCATCAAATGCTTCAGGTTCATCTACTTCTCCTCATAGTTGTTACAAATTGACACGTTTCAACGAAAAGAATATCAATGAAGATGCCTCAAGAATTACCATTAAAGTTAGATATATGGATGATACTATTAGGTTCAAGTTTGATAGGTCTTTTGGATGTCTACGCCTTTATGAGGAAGTGGCTACAAGGTTTAGGCTTCAGTTGGGAACCTTTCAACTCAAGTACCTTGATGATGAAGAGGAGTGGGTCATGTTAATTAGTGACTCGGATTTACAGGAATGTTTGGAAATCATGGAGTTTGTTGGAATCCGCAGTGTCAAGTTCCTTGTCCGTGATATGCCTTGTGGTATGGGCAGTTCCGGTGGCAGCAACTACTTTTTATCAGGAAGCTGA